TTCCGAAAAACGTATGTTTGTCGGTGAGATCATGCAAGATTTCCCTGGTAATGTATTACTGCCTGCTACCTATTGTGGTCGTAATGACGAACTCCATCTTGCTTTTAATTTTATGTTTTTGTTTTCCCCATGGAAAGCAGAAAGGTTTTTTCAAATTGTAAAAGATTTTGAATCAGCTTTAGGCGAAGACAATTGGCCGAATTATACTTTATCCAACCATGATTTCCCACGTCATATAACCAGATACGAAAAGGGTGAACATACACAAGACCGAGCAAAACTTGCCGCCTGTATGATGTTAACCTTACGAGGAACTCCTTTTTTATATTATGGTGAAGAAATTGGAATGAAACGCCAAAAAGTTCCCTTCAACAAAATCCAAGATCCAGTTGGGAAACGTTATTGGCCTTTCCATCCTGGACGTGATCCCGAAAGAATCCCAATGCCTTGGGATGGGTCAGAAACCACTGGATTTACAACTGGCAAACCATGGCTTCCCTTGTATGAGGAGTCTAACACAGTCAATGTAGAATCACAAAAACTAGATCCAAACTCACTATTTTATACTTATAAGAAACTTTTACAAATCCGGAAAGATCGTAAATCACTAAGAAAGGGAAAATTAAAAATCCTTCAAAGTACAGACAAACAGGTATTATACTATCGGCGCAGAGACGGCAAAGAAGAAACTTATATTTTTCTCAATTTTTCACCAAAACCAGTGAGTGTCTCGTACCCAAGAAAATGGAATCTAAATCAAATATTATTCAGTTCTAAAAACCGAGAGGCATCTTTTGAATTGGACAAAGAATTGGATACGGGAGATTTACTTTTGTTACCAAACGAAGCTGTTGTTTTTGGTAAATGAAAAGAGTTTAATCGAATAGGAAATGATTTCTGATACAATCGGTGGGTTGGGGTGGGTTATTTGATTTAACTTAAATCAGATTTTCTTTTATGATACAACAATGCTTTTTTCAAACAAAGTATCAATTTGGATTTAGGTAGTTTTTTACCCACTGGCAAATACAATGCCCTCTTCCCATCACATTTTAATTCTGGAAATTCTATCGAAATTTCCTTTGCAATTGTTGTTTTACAATTGAAATAAAGTGCAAATTCTAAATCATCCACTTTTGCAATTCGTATTGTTGAACCTGATTTCGTTTTTGGAGTTAAAAAACTTGGCTCTCCCCATTTCAAACATTCCTCTATTTCTCCAATTGTTTCATTGGACTCTGATAACTCATAAATCCAATTCCGCAATTCCATAAACTTATCAAACATTTTAGGTGATAAATTAAAATAATAGGAAGTTACCTCTTCGCTTGGGAGCGCAAATTTCAGTTTGGATTTAACATTCATTGAAAATTGATTTTATTGTCTTAATATTGAAACACAGGTCCGATTTTTTCATCCATACCTTTGAAGCGGACCTTATCTCCAATTTTGACGGAACTGAAATTGGTTACACCATCAATAACGGTAGTAAGC
The sequence above is a segment of the Leptospira sp. WS39.C2 genome. Coding sequences within it:
- a CDS encoding alpha-glucosidase, which produces MAWWKEAVIYQIYPRSFQDSNGDGIGDLEGIIQRLDYLAGSKDSLGIDAIWLSPVYPSPMFDFGYDISDYEEIDPVFGDIQTFKRLLKEAHKRGIRIIMDLVVNHTSHLHPWFIESRSSINSPKRDWYIWKETNQNGPPNNWLGAFGGSGWEFDKRTGEYYFHSFLKEQPDLNWRNPDVEDAIFRMMKFWLDMGVDGFRLDVVNLYVKDEFFRNNASYFMKGPRPYDKQVHTYDRDRPEMHGILRRMRKLLDSYSEKRMFVGEIMQDFPGNVLLPATYCGRNDELHLAFNFMFLFSPWKAERFFQIVKDFESALGEDNWPNYTLSNHDFPRHITRYEKGEHTQDRAKLAACMMLTLRGTPFLYYGEEIGMKRQKVPFNKIQDPVGKRYWPFHPGRDPERIPMPWDGSETTGFTTGKPWLPLYEESNTVNVESQKLDPNSLFYTYKKLLQIRKDRKSLRKGKLKILQSTDKQVLYYRRRDGKEETYIFLNFSPKPVSVSYPRKWNLNQILFSSKNREASFELDKELDTGDLLLLPNEAVVFGK